A window from Garra rufa chromosome 14, GarRuf1.0, whole genome shotgun sequence encodes these proteins:
- the tomt gene encoding transmembrane O-methyltransferase homolog, which translates to MVSPAIALAFLPLLLTLIIRYRYYFVLLYRAVLIRWVRDCMTGLSREERAFQYILTHATPGDTQSILDTFDHWCSKVEFISNIGPKKGKILDRLLQENCPITVLELGTHCGYSTVRIARSLPIGARIYSVEMDQRNAQVAEKIIRLAGFDEDMVELIVRPSDEVIPRLREDYGVERLDLVFMDHWKRCYLPDLQLLEGSGLMGEGTIVLADNVIFPGAPNFLRHVRRSGLYEVRVHRATLEYIRGIRDGMAELTYLGVK; encoded by the exons ATGGTTTCTCCTGCAATCGCTTTGGCTTTTCTTCCGCTCTTGCTCACGCTGATTATCCGTTACCGTTATTATTTTGTGCTGCTGTATCGGGCCGTTCTGATCCGCTGGGTGCGGGACTGTATGACGGGCCTCAGCCGAGAGGAGCGGGCGTTTCAGTACATCCTGACCCACGCCACACCTGGAGACACCCAGAGCATCCTGGACACATTCGACCACTGGTGCAGCAAAGTGGAGTTCATCAGCAACATTGGACCCAAGAAAG GTAAGATTCTGGACCGGCTGCTGCAGGAAAACTGTCCAATCACGGTGCTGGAACTGGGCACTCACTGCGGATACAGCACCGTCCGCATCGCCCGCTCACTGCCCATCGGCGCCCGCATTTACTCCGTCGAGATGGACCAGAGAAATGCTCAGGTGGCGGAGAAAATCATTCGTCTGGCAGGTTTTGATGAAGACATG GTGGAGCTGATCGTGCGTCCGTCGGATGAGGTGATCCCGCGTCTGCGTGAGGATTACGGCGTGGAGCGTCTGGATCTGGTGTTCATGGATCACTGGAAGCGCTGTTACCTGCCGGACCTGCAGCTGCTGGAGGGCAGCGGTCTAATGGGCGAGGGGACCATCGTTCTGGCCGATAACGTCATCTTCCCCGGAGCGCCCAACTTCCTGCGACACGTGCGGCGCTCGGGCCTGTACGAGGTCAGAGTTCACCGCGCCACGCTGGAGTACATCCGCGGCATCCGCGACGGCATGGCTGAGCTCACCTATCTGGGGGTCAAGTAA
- the sfrp2l gene encoding secreted frizzled-related protein 2-like, with the protein MGLCSGIGYGEMRLPNLLGHDSAREAQQQSAAWMPLLGKHCHPDTRRFLCSLFAPVCLPEVTAPVRPCRSLCEAVRDACLPVMSAFGFPWPEMFNCSRFPDGSELCIPGERDRTRAEPTDVTKGSLMCEVCSPDSEGEQEIQQNFCKSQFAFRLRIGSWSVVGTDVRVVPQGRSRVLRWAAGPQEQQAAMEQSALWLPHGCSCPALNGQLTGSYIALGHMQNRRMVLRRLLKWSRDEKELKKFIRMLLKQDC; encoded by the exons ATGGGTCTGTGTTCCGGTATCGGCTATGGAGAGATGCGACTACCGAACCTGCTGGGTCACGACAGCGCGAGGGAAGCGCAGCAGCAGTCCGCCGCCTGGATGCCGCTGCTCGGCAAGCACTGTCACCCGGACACGCGGCGCTTCCTCTGCTCGCTCTTCGCTCCCGTGTGTTTACCGGAGGTCACGGCTCCGGTGCGCCCGTGTCGAAGTCTCTGTGAGGCGGTGCGGGACGCGTGTCTGCCCGTCATGAGCGCGTTCGGGTTCCCGTGGCCGGAGATGTTCAACTGCAGCCGGTTTCCAGATGGATCGGAGCTCTGCATCCCCGGAGAAAGAGACCGGACCCGGGCTGAACCCACCGACGTGACCAAAG GTTCTTTAATGTGTGAAGTCTGTAGTCCAGACTCAGAAGGAGAGCAGGAGATCCAGCAGAATTTCTGCAAGAGTCAGTTTG CATTCAGACTGCGGATCGGCTCCTGGTCTGTGGTCGGGACAGATGTGCGTGTGGTTCCTCAGGGTCGGAGTCGTGTTCTTCGCTGGGCTGCAGGGCCACAGGAGCAACAGGCTGCAATGGAGCAGAGCGCCCTCTGGCTGCCACACGGATGCTCCTGTCCCGCACTAAATGGCCAGCTCACGGGCTCCTACATCGCCCTCGGTCACATGCAGAACAGACGCATGGTCCTCAGAAGACTCCTCAAATGGTCCCGTGATGAGAAAGAACTGAAAAAATTCATCAGGATGCTGCTGAAACAAGACTGCTGA